A stretch of the Streptomyces sp. NBC_01428 genome encodes the following:
- a CDS encoding PD-(D/E)XK nuclease family protein has product MRTWSDHGVKAYEAAFPADPELPLNEVPEPWTYRYRPPGPDSRNAQEYRFTVWGRCLASADGAYRELRLPVHRLNRDLPPDGFIAAVALVLAEGTPGPPPEHVRIVEFALFDGRTRELFGGSRAQALARYREHGPDALAGVLDGREYRPGSACGECAYLSVCPALRAAPGLLGIESSNRPRRTWSVTNGRNYRVCPARDHMRRLHLPTADSVEREVTAERGRALHAYLADRHGHGSPRPCTVEVPEEWVPDGFDLPAHERTLGALLLRRHAAVCPLRYVGDGTDVRTEPRVVRHDTVADVVVIAAPDLLYRDAGSWVWRETKTSAADRRSNRPLLELYPQLALAVVLIGRGDLGGAPSRARVELEVLRPGGAHLEIIDPFASVNRTAAEGVLRTMVADWHGDDRYTAVPGRSCQRCEVARWCSVSAATEAAA; this is encoded by the coding sequence TTGAGGACATGGTCGGACCATGGTGTGAAGGCGTACGAGGCGGCCTTCCCCGCCGATCCGGAACTCCCCCTGAACGAGGTCCCCGAGCCGTGGACGTACCGCTACCGGCCGCCCGGTCCCGACTCGCGGAACGCCCAGGAGTACCGCTTCACGGTGTGGGGCCGCTGCCTGGCCTCCGCCGACGGCGCCTACCGTGAACTCCGGCTGCCCGTGCACCGCCTGAACCGGGATCTACCGCCCGACGGGTTCATCGCCGCCGTCGCCCTGGTGCTGGCCGAGGGCACTCCCGGGCCGCCGCCGGAGCACGTACGGATCGTGGAGTTCGCGCTCTTCGACGGCCGTACGCGGGAGCTTTTCGGCGGCAGCCGGGCGCAGGCGCTCGCCCGGTACCGAGAGCACGGCCCCGACGCCCTGGCCGGCGTACTGGACGGGCGGGAATATCGTCCCGGTTCGGCCTGCGGCGAATGCGCCTACCTGTCGGTCTGCCCGGCCCTGCGCGCGGCGCCTGGATTGTTGGGCATTGAGTCGTCGAACAGGCCCCGCCGCACATGGTCAGTGACCAACGGGCGTAACTACCGGGTCTGCCCGGCCCGCGACCACATGCGCCGGTTGCACCTGCCCACGGCGGACTCCGTCGAGCGAGAGGTGACGGCCGAGCGTGGTCGGGCCCTGCACGCCTACCTCGCCGACAGGCACGGCCACGGATCACCTCGACCGTGCACGGTCGAGGTTCCCGAGGAGTGGGTACCGGACGGATTCGACCTGCCCGCTCACGAACGTACGCTCGGCGCACTCCTGTTGCGGCGGCACGCTGCGGTCTGCCCGCTGCGGTACGTGGGGGACGGGACGGACGTGCGGACCGAGCCCCGGGTGGTGCGGCACGACACCGTCGCCGATGTGGTGGTGATCGCCGCACCCGACTTGCTCTACCGGGACGCTGGTTCATGGGTATGGCGCGAGACCAAGACCTCCGCTGCCGACCGGCGGTCCAACCGCCCCCTGCTGGAGCTCTACCCCCAACTGGCCCTGGCGGTCGTGCTGATCGGCCGCGGTGACCTGGGCGGCGCTCCGTCCCGTGCCCGGGTCGAGCTTGAGGTGCTCCGCCCCGGCGGTGCCCACCTGGAGATCATCGACCCCTTCGCCTCCGTCAACCGGACCGCAGCTGAGGGAGTCCTGCGGACGATGGTGGCCGACTGGCACGGGGACGACCGCTACACGGCCGTGCCCGGACGCTCCTGCCAGCGGTGCGAAGTGGCCCGCTGGTGCTCGGTGTCGGCCGCCACCGAGGCCGCGGCATGA
- a CDS encoding serine/threonine protein kinase, which yields MREIEEIGNVEKRYEVLDMVGDGGQGDLFVGRDRTSGARVALKLQKARDLGPESDFSWAGRKLLDEGSRMMMLSGIQAIPEIIATGTHRGRRCLIMEFVEGRQLQDALLAARPVRYLGTVASVIGQLCEILREVHDRNLVHCDLKPENVIVQPDGRLRLIDMGHAIMAGEKTSHERGTRGWASPEQSDACPEGLTRRADIFGLGCILLEMTVMRLPYGGLEERAEPGGPVLPADKLAELPPEFASLALWMVRWEAEERPADVREVFDQLRPHLPLLGSLRPPRRLRPDPTEYYRTHPPRL from the coding sequence ATGCGGGAGATCGAGGAGATCGGCAATGTGGAAAAGCGCTACGAGGTGCTGGACATGGTCGGTGACGGCGGCCAGGGCGACCTTTTCGTCGGCCGTGACCGCACGAGCGGGGCGAGGGTGGCGCTGAAGCTCCAGAAGGCCCGTGACCTCGGTCCCGAGAGCGACTTCTCCTGGGCGGGCAGGAAGCTTCTCGACGAGGGCTCCCGCATGATGATGCTGTCTGGAATTCAGGCCATTCCAGAAATCATCGCCACTGGGACACACCGAGGACGCCGATGCCTGATAATGGAGTTCGTCGAGGGACGCCAACTGCAGGACGCCCTGTTGGCGGCCCGGCCTGTCAGGTATCTCGGGACCGTCGCGTCTGTCATTGGCCAGCTGTGCGAAATTCTCCGAGAAGTACACGACCGGAATCTGGTGCACTGCGACCTCAAACCCGAGAACGTCATCGTGCAACCGGACGGCCGTCTCCGGCTCATCGACATGGGCCACGCGATCATGGCGGGTGAGAAGACATCCCACGAGCGCGGCACGCGCGGTTGGGCCTCCCCCGAGCAGTCCGACGCGTGCCCGGAAGGTCTCACGCGGCGGGCGGATATCTTCGGGCTTGGCTGCATCCTGCTGGAGATGACCGTCATGCGGCTGCCCTACGGCGGGCTGGAGGAGCGGGCGGAACCGGGCGGCCCAGTACTGCCGGCTGACAAACTCGCCGAACTCCCCCCGGAGTTCGCCTCCCTCGCGCTGTGGATGGTCCGGTGGGAGGCGGAGGAGCGCCCGGCGGATGTCCGTGAGGTGTTCGACCAACTCCGCCCACACCTGCCCCTGTTGGGCTCGCTGCGTCCGCCGAGGCGGCTGCGCCCCGACCCGACCGAGTACTACCGCACGCATCCGCCTCGGCTGTGA